The DNA segment TTACGTAACATTACGCAGGCTCATCTAAATTTCATAAATTCATAATCTTAAGAATATGTAAAATTTAGGGAGAGAACGACCATTATAATCATTCTTTTTAAAGATTGGCTTTACAGAGATCAGTAAAATTTCATAATATGTCTGGCTAAGACTAGTTGTGCTGTTCAATATCTAAGTAACTATCATGACTATCCGACAGTAATAAATTCAAAATTCAAAATACTCTATAAGTAGTTTTACTCCTGTGTAGCATCCGCGCCAGAAAGGTTGCGCCAACAAAATTCAAAAATTATTTAGAAGTTCCTGACTCAGAACTCAGTATTTACCCTATCCGCCAATTCAAAGCGATTTTTTCCTAAATGTTTAGCACGGTACATAGCAGCATCCGCTTTTTTTAGCAATGTATCAGGATCTAAGCTTGTTTCTGGGTAAATGCTAATACCAATACTCACGGAAACTTTGGCAGTACACCCGTTCAAAACAATTGGCTCAGTGATATTCGCTAGAATTTTTTCAGCGACTTTGGCTGCTACCTGCACGTTAGGTATTGCCTGTAAAATGACGGTAAATTCGTCGCCACCTAAGCGAGCCACTGTATCACTAGCGCGTAAAGAATTGCTAAGTCTTTGAGCTATCACCACTAACAAGCGATCGCCCATCTCGTGACCAAGGCTATCATTAACCTGCTTAAAGCCGTCTAAGTCAATAAATAGGAGTCCAAGGGATAAATTATTATCTTTTGCCCAGTTAATAGATTCGTAAAGTTGTTCCGCAAAATATTTACGGTTCGGAAGACCAGTTAAAGCGTCGTGATAAGCTAAATAACGCAGATGGTCTTCTTTCAGTTTTAATTCATTATTAGAGCGAAACAACTCAGCTGCTGTGCGCTTGAGTTCTTCCTCCATGATTTTGCGCTGAGTAATATCTCTAATCACCCCAACTAAAAAGAAATTACCGGCCGCATCCTTGTGGAGCGATCGCTTAGTAGCAATTAAATGAGTTTTCCCATAAGCATCAGTAAATTCTTCCTCATTTTCCTGAGGTCTTTGAGTTTCAAACACTAACTCATCTTGCTGTCGAAAAACATCAGCTTCATGTTTAGGGAAAAAATCAACATCTGACTTTTCGACTAAAAAACTCTCAGGATAACCAATAAATCGACAGTAAGCTTTATTTAAAACAATCCACTGATGTTGCTCATTTTTTACAAAAATTGGGTCAGCGATCGTATCAATTACTTGCTGCAAAAATTCTTTGGAACGCTTTAACTCTTCCTGCATATGAGCAAGATAATTAATCATCCAAATGACTGAACCAACTAAGGTCACCAGTGCTGGAATTAACGGTATCCACCACCCTGATAAAAAAGCTAGATAAGCACCTAAACAAAGCAAGCAACAAGCAACAAGTATTGCCACGATACTGGGAATCGTTCCCCTTATTCGCCATGCTACTACTGCTCCTAAATATGACCAAGCAAAAATCCACAAGTATTCCCAAAAATCAGACCAAACCTTTAATACAGGTCTTCCGTCCAAAGCCGCAGAAATTAACTGGCTAATAAAATAAGCTTGCAGTTCAATCCCCGCCACCGGTTTTGCTGCTCCCATCCAACGACCTGAATAGGGAATAAATACAAAATCTTGGAGGCTAGGAGCAGTAGAGCCGATTAAGACAATGCGATCCTCTATCAAACTGCGCGGAACTTTGTCATCTAGCACATCTAGCATACTCACCCGGTGGAAGCCGCAGGAATCTGAAGACGAATTTCGACAACCTGGTTTAGGAAAATTAGACAGAATTTGAGTACCTTTGTCATCGGCTCCAACGTAAGCGCCATCATTTTTTTTAAATCGAGGAAAAACTGACTTACCTAACTGTAAATACTCCGGGTTGCTAGCCGCTTTTTTAGGAAGAATTTTCTCTGATTTTAAATATAATAAAGCTAACTTCAAAGCAAAGCTTTCATAATAATTTTCACCAATATGCCAATACAACAAAATTCGGCGTACTTTGCCATCAGGGTCATAAAGTAAGTTATTAAAACCTATTTGTTGGGAATTTAATTGTGGTGGCGGCGCAACTTTATAACTTTTATTATTTGATAATAATTGCGTGCCGATTAAATTCGGTATTGTTTTATAAGTATCAACTAGATTTTCATAACCATCTTTGGTTGGTAAATCTCGATAAATATCTAAACCAATAGCACGGGGTTGATTGGCTTGTAATTTCTTTAATAAATTAGCAATGATGCCATCAGGAATGGGGAATCCTTGACTTAAAGAAGCTTCATCAATGGCGACGATAGTAATGCGATTATCAGGCTGTTCGTTTGGTCGGAGGCGAAAAAATTGGTCTAATGCAGCCAATTCTACGGATTGCAGTAATCCTATAGAACGCATCATCAGGACACAAACCAAAACGATGGAAGCAGTAATGAATTCTCTCCGTCCTCGACTCAGCCATTGCTTTAGTCCCAGAATTAACCTCACAAGAGGATTCCCTAGTTGCTTATTCATTCCCAATACCTAAGTGGGATAATTGTCTCTATTGCTGATAAATATCAATCCAAAATTCTCAAAATCAGAAGAGTCTTGAGATCCAAGTTAAATAATCAGAAGAAAAATATAATTTTAGGCATTTATTTCTTCATGATTGTGAATGATGTCACCTGAATTTCGACTTCTTACATATCAACATAAACTAGACTGACTTGTATGGAATATGTATATCTAAATAATATCTATCCGGATAATATCGCCTGGTATAGATAACAATTAATTGTGTGATTGATATTTTATTATTCATAGACACAAGCTTAGTCTAAATACTATTTGTCAATAGTATATTTTCACTTAGTTACAATTGCCATCTTTTTTATGAAAAAAGCTAGTTACCCTACGGTTAGGCTTAAGCCTGCGTAGCATTCCCGCAGGAAAGGCTTCTCTACGAGACGCTACCGCGTTAAGGGACTTCCAGAAAATAAAACAGTCAACAGGTGACTTACGCTTATCAACCAGTTGACTGTTTTATTTGTCATATTTATTTGTGTCTGGACTGGGATGATTTGTAGAAGTTACCTAAAGTACTTGAAGTTGCTTGGCCCTGTATAACCTGTGATTTTGGCTAATTCTG comes from the Nostoc sp. PCC 7120 = FACHB-418 genome and includes:
- a CDS encoding CHASE2 domain-containing protein, yielding MNKQLGNPLVRLILGLKQWLSRGRREFITASIVLVCVLMMRSIGLLQSVELAALDQFFRLRPNEQPDNRITIVAIDEASLSQGFPIPDGIIANLLKKLQANQPRAIGLDIYRDLPTKDGYENLVDTYKTIPNLIGTQLLSNNKSYKVAPPPQLNSQQIGFNNLLYDPDGKVRRILLYWHIGENYYESFALKLALLYLKSEKILPKKAASNPEYLQLGKSVFPRFKKNDGAYVGADDKGTQILSNFPKPGCRNSSSDSCGFHRVSMLDVLDDKVPRSLIEDRIVLIGSTAPSLQDFVFIPYSGRWMGAAKPVAGIELQAYFISQLISAALDGRPVLKVWSDFWEYLWIFAWSYLGAVVAWRIRGTIPSIVAILVACCLLCLGAYLAFLSGWWIPLIPALVTLVGSVIWMINYLAHMQEELKRSKEFLQQVIDTIADPIFVKNEQHQWIVLNKAYCRFIGYPESFLVEKSDVDFFPKHEADVFRQQDELVFETQRPQENEEEFTDAYGKTHLIATKRSLHKDAAGNFFLVGVIRDITQRKIMEEELKRTAAELFRSNNELKLKEDHLRYLAYHDALTGLPNRKYFAEQLYESINWAKDNNLSLGLLFIDLDGFKQVNDSLGHEMGDRLLVVIAQRLSNSLRASDTVARLGGDEFTVILQAIPNVQVAAKVAEKILANITEPIVLNGCTAKVSVSIGISIYPETSLDPDTLLKKADAAMYRAKHLGKNRFELADRVNTEF